The following proteins come from a genomic window of Micromonospora zamorensis:
- the rsfS gene encoding ribosome silencing factor — translation MTVSERAHELAIAAAQAAADKKAQDITIIDVGDQLAITDAFVLAAAPNERQVLAIVDAIEASLLELPEKAKPVRREGERGGRWVLLDYVDIVVHVQHTEEREFYALDRLWKDCPTIPFVDRDLVEADASGSAAAE, via the coding sequence GTGACAGTTTCCGAACGCGCTCACGAGCTGGCTATCGCGGCTGCCCAGGCCGCTGCCGACAAGAAGGCGCAGGACATCACGATCATCGACGTCGGCGACCAGCTCGCCATCACCGACGCGTTCGTGCTCGCCGCCGCCCCCAACGAGCGTCAGGTGCTGGCCATCGTCGACGCCATCGAGGCGAGCCTGCTGGAGCTGCCGGAAAAGGCGAAGCCGGTGCGGCGCGAGGGCGAGCGTGGCGGCCGTTGGGTGCTGCTCGACTACGTCGACATCGTGGTGCACGTCCAGCACACCGAGGAGCGCGAGTTCTACGCGCTCGACCGGCTCTGGAAGGACTGCCCCACCATCCCGTTCGTCGACCGCGACCTGGTCGAGGCCGACGCCAGCGGGTCCGCCGCAGCAGAATGA
- the nadD gene encoding nicotinate-nucleotide adenylyltransferase — MEEDIRRIGIMGGTFDPIHHGHLVAASEVADRFGLDEVVFVPTGQPWQKADEPVSPAEDRYLMTVIATASNPRFQVSRVDIDRSGPTYTVDTLRDLQAEYGPKVQLFFITGADALQRILSWKDLDEIFELAHFVGVTRPGFQLTDKHLPADTVSLIQVPAMSISSTDCRARVARGEPVWYLVPDGVVQYIAKRRLYQG; from the coding sequence GTGGAGGAAGACATCCGGCGGATCGGGATCATGGGTGGCACCTTCGACCCGATCCACCACGGGCACCTCGTCGCGGCCAGTGAGGTGGCGGACCGGTTTGGTCTGGACGAGGTGGTTTTCGTCCCCACCGGTCAGCCGTGGCAGAAGGCTGACGAGCCGGTCAGCCCGGCCGAGGACCGGTACCTGATGACGGTCATCGCCACCGCCTCCAACCCCCGCTTCCAGGTCAGCCGGGTCGACATCGACCGCAGTGGCCCCACCTACACGGTCGACACCCTGCGTGATCTTCAGGCCGAGTACGGCCCCAAGGTGCAGCTGTTCTTCATCACCGGCGCGGACGCGTTGCAGCGCATCCTGTCGTGGAAGGACCTGGACGAGATCTTCGAGCTGGCCCACTTCGTCGGGGTGACCCGGCCCGGCTTCCAGTTGACCGACAAGCACCTTCCGGCCGACACCGTCAGTCTGATCCAGGTGCCCGCGATGTCCATCTCGTCGACCGACTGCCGTGCTCGGGTCGCCCGTGGTGAGCCGGTCTGGTATCTGGTGCCCGACGGTGTGGTGCAGTACATCGCCAAGCGGCGCCTCTATCAGGGCTGA
- a CDS encoding PadR family transcriptional regulator, protein MQKRRKVGNLLALAVLSALVQRPMHPYEIATALRAWGKDQDMEFKWGSFYTVIRNMDKHRMIEAVESVREGRRPERTVYRITDAGRAELVDWARELVSTPMPEHPRFRAGLSVLAALHPDEAAALLRQRLDLLEDAIRQDREALDAHLREVPRLFLVESEYDLAMRDAEASWLRGLLAELTSGSYPGLDTWRAFHETGEMPAELTELSERTTTAKGTAESNNTTTQKASTPTTSSREAD, encoded by the coding sequence GTGCAGAAGCGGCGCAAGGTCGGCAACCTGCTGGCGCTGGCCGTGCTGTCTGCCCTGGTCCAGCGGCCGATGCACCCGTACGAGATCGCCACCGCACTGCGTGCCTGGGGCAAGGACCAGGACATGGAGTTCAAGTGGGGGTCCTTCTACACGGTGATCCGCAACATGGACAAACACCGCATGATCGAAGCGGTGGAGAGCGTCCGCGAGGGTCGGCGCCCGGAACGCACCGTCTACCGCATCACGGATGCGGGGCGGGCGGAGCTGGTCGATTGGGCCCGCGAGCTGGTCTCCACGCCGATGCCCGAGCATCCCCGCTTCCGAGCCGGCCTGTCCGTTCTCGCCGCCCTGCATCCCGACGAGGCCGCCGCCCTGCTGCGGCAACGGCTCGACCTGCTGGAGGACGCGATACGCCAGGACCGGGAAGCGCTCGACGCGCACCTGCGGGAGGTTCCGCGGCTGTTCCTGGTGGAGTCGGAGTACGACCTCGCCATGCGCGACGCGGAGGCCTCCTGGCTGCGGGGGCTGCTCGCGGAGCTGACCTCGGGCAGCTACCCGGGGCTGGACACCTGGCGGGCCTTCCACGAGACCGGCGAGATGCCCGCGGAGCTGACCGAGCTGTCCGAGAGAACCACCACCGCGAAAGGCACCGCCGAAAGCAACAACACCACCACACAGAAAGCCAGCACCCCGACAACCAGCAGCCGGGAAGCCGACTGA
- a CDS encoding FAD-dependent monooxygenase, producing the protein MTTVRTAIVIGGGIAGPVTALALRRAGITATVHEAYPATASGVGGIGGTLALAPNGVAALRTVGADQAVTAAATPITRSVMAVGRRRIDLPTLSGVPPLRVVHRAELHRALHDQAVAEGVGFAYGKRLVDAEQSESGVTAHFEDGSTVNADVLIGADGIRSTVRGLIDPAAPGPRFTGLLGFEAVARHEVDAEPGTMTFAFGRRGYYLYWPERGGGTRWGANLPYQRPMSLVEARTVPSTQWLATLRDTYGDDDPGRELMATSTADELQVVGALQIMPPVPHWHRGRMVLVGDAAHAPSNSSGQGASLAIESAVQLARCLRDLPDVASAFAAFDRLRRSRVEKVAARAARINHTKAPGPVGRTLMPLLMPLLVRTAMDPEKTIAHEQRYVIDWDAPVTAEPALR; encoded by the coding sequence ATGACCACGGTACGAACCGCGATCGTCATCGGCGGCGGCATCGCCGGACCGGTGACGGCACTAGCGCTGCGCCGCGCCGGCATCACGGCGACCGTCCACGAGGCGTACCCGGCCACCGCCAGCGGAGTTGGCGGCATCGGCGGCACCCTCGCGCTCGCGCCCAACGGCGTGGCGGCCCTACGTACGGTCGGCGCGGACCAAGCGGTGACGGCGGCCGCCACCCCGATCACGCGCAGCGTGATGGCGGTCGGCCGACGCCGCATCGACCTGCCCACGCTGAGCGGAGTGCCACCGCTGCGCGTGGTGCACCGCGCCGAGCTGCATCGGGCGCTGCACGACCAGGCGGTCGCCGAGGGGGTCGGTTTCGCGTACGGCAAGCGCCTGGTCGACGCCGAGCAGTCGGAGAGCGGCGTGACCGCCCATTTCGAGGACGGCAGCACCGTCAACGCCGACGTCCTGATCGGTGCCGACGGCATCCGGTCGACCGTTCGTGGCCTGATCGACCCGGCCGCACCCGGCCCCCGGTTCACCGGCCTGCTCGGCTTCGAGGCGGTGGCCCGGCACGAGGTGGATGCGGAGCCGGGCACTATGACGTTCGCGTTCGGGCGCCGCGGCTACTACCTCTACTGGCCGGAGCGGGGCGGTGGCACCCGGTGGGGGGCCAACCTGCCGTACCAGCGGCCGATGAGCCTGGTCGAGGCCCGCACGGTGCCGTCGACGCAGTGGCTGGCCACGCTGCGCGACACCTACGGCGACGACGACCCGGGCCGGGAGCTGATGGCGACCAGCACGGCGGACGAGCTCCAGGTGGTCGGGGCGTTGCAGATCATGCCGCCGGTGCCGCACTGGCACCGGGGTCGGATGGTGCTGGTCGGCGATGCGGCGCACGCACCGTCGAACAGCTCCGGGCAGGGCGCGTCACTGGCCATCGAGAGCGCGGTGCAGCTCGCCCGTTGCCTGCGTGACCTACCGGACGTGGCGTCGGCGTTCGCCGCGTTCGACCGGCTCCGCCGCTCCCGGGTGGAGAAGGTCGCCGCTCGCGCGGCGCGGATCAACCACACCAAGGCGCCGGGGCCGGTCGGCCGGACGCTGATGCCGTTGCTGATGCCCCTGCTGGTGCGCACCGCAATGGACCCGGAGAAGACGATCGCCCACGAGCAGCGGTACGTCATCGACTGGGACGCGCCGGTCACGGCGGAGCCCGCGCTGCGCTGA
- the pepN gene encoding aminopeptidase N, whose amino-acid sequence MPSLTRVEATARGAAITVESYQVDLDLTGGTELFRSRVEIRFRATAGTATFAEVKPAKLLGVRLNDRDLDPGLLTDNRLPLDDLLADNTLVVEAEMAYSRTGEGMHRFVDPADGETYLYAMSFLDNVQRIFAAFDQPDLKAPFTLSVTAPPEWTVSGNAEVAANPAPGRWEFAPTAPLATYFFSLIAGPYHVRRAEHDGVPLGIYCRRSLAEHLDADAEEIFTVTRQCLDRFHQLFTERYPFGKYDQAFVPEFNAGAMENPGIVTFRDDYVFRSAVTDSQRELRATTIAHEMAHMWFGDLVTMRWWDDLWLNESFAEYLGTRVTAEATRFDQAWTTFAMRRKAWGYAADQRPSTHPVAPDEVADTDEGLLNFDGISYAKGASVLRQLVAWLGDEAFLAGLNAHFAAHRFGNATLDDLLASLSIASGRDLSGWAELWLRRPQVNTLRAEVAVDADGHYAEVAVVQTAPAPHKVLRPHRIGVGRYSMDGTVERDEVDIDPAADGARTVLGELTGAPAARLLLLNDGDLSFAKVRLDPASADAVPLVLPGLTDPLARAVLWSEALDAATDGERPVTGLVELMVAALPAETEVIIAEDVLTLSRSLIDRYLDPLARSTALARVAGACQRLLDGAQAGESLQLAAARGWIAATTDADLLVGWLAGRDVPSGLKVDAELRWAVLRRLVVLGAAGEAEIAIEAAADNSSTGAERAARCRAALPDPAAKQAAWEIIVRDTELSSRPLEATAEGFWQPEQAELTAAYIDRYFADMPAAARRRTPWTADRVAALAFPRYAVAQPTREAAAALLARDDLTPGLRRVVTDADDDLRRALVARTAVAAASA is encoded by the coding sequence ATGCCGAGCCTGACCCGTGTAGAGGCGACCGCGCGTGGCGCGGCGATTACTGTCGAGTCCTATCAGGTGGACCTTGACCTGACCGGTGGCACCGAGCTGTTCCGCTCCCGCGTCGAGATCCGGTTCCGGGCGACCGCCGGCACCGCGACCTTCGCCGAGGTCAAGCCTGCAAAACTGCTTGGCGTACGCCTCAACGACCGCGACCTCGACCCCGGTCTGCTCACCGACAACCGGCTGCCGCTCGACGACCTGCTCGCGGACAACACGCTGGTCGTCGAGGCGGAGATGGCGTATTCCAGGACGGGCGAGGGGATGCACCGCTTCGTCGACCCGGCCGACGGCGAGACCTACCTCTACGCGATGTCCTTCCTCGACAACGTGCAGCGCATCTTCGCCGCGTTCGACCAGCCCGACCTCAAGGCACCGTTCACCCTCTCGGTGACCGCTCCGCCGGAATGGACGGTGTCCGGCAACGCCGAGGTGGCAGCCAATCCCGCGCCCGGTCGTTGGGAGTTCGCACCGACCGCGCCGCTGGCCACATACTTCTTCTCGCTGATCGCCGGTCCGTACCACGTCCGGCGGGCCGAGCACGACGGCGTGCCGCTGGGCATCTACTGCCGCCGGTCGCTCGCCGAGCACCTGGACGCGGACGCCGAGGAGATCTTCACCGTCACCCGGCAGTGCCTGGACCGGTTCCACCAGCTCTTCACCGAGCGCTACCCGTTCGGCAAGTACGACCAGGCGTTCGTGCCCGAGTTCAACGCCGGCGCGATGGAAAACCCGGGCATCGTCACCTTCCGCGACGACTACGTGTTCCGCTCGGCAGTCACCGACAGCCAGCGCGAGCTGCGGGCCACCACCATCGCGCACGAGATGGCGCACATGTGGTTCGGTGACCTGGTCACCATGCGCTGGTGGGACGACCTGTGGTTGAACGAGTCTTTCGCGGAATACCTGGGCACCCGGGTCACCGCCGAGGCGACCCGCTTCGACCAGGCGTGGACCACCTTCGCCATGCGCCGCAAGGCCTGGGGTTACGCCGCCGACCAGCGCCCCTCCACCCACCCGGTCGCCCCGGACGAGGTGGCCGACACCGACGAGGGCCTGCTCAACTTCGACGGCATCTCGTACGCCAAGGGCGCCAGCGTGCTCCGGCAACTGGTCGCGTGGCTCGGTGACGAGGCGTTCCTCGCCGGCCTGAACGCGCACTTCGCGGCGCACCGCTTCGGCAACGCCACCCTCGACGACCTGCTGGCCAGCCTCTCCATCGCCAGCGGGCGGGACCTGTCCGGTTGGGCCGAGCTGTGGCTGCGCCGGCCACAGGTCAACACCCTGCGCGCCGAGGTCGCCGTCGATGCCGACGGCCACTACGCCGAGGTGGCCGTGGTGCAGACCGCGCCCGCGCCACACAAGGTGCTGCGCCCGCACCGCATCGGCGTGGGCCGCTACTCGATGGACGGCACCGTCGAGCGCGACGAGGTGGACATCGACCCCGCCGCCGACGGTGCCCGTACGGTGCTGGGTGAGCTGACCGGCGCCCCAGCGGCCCGGCTGCTCCTGCTCAACGACGGTGACCTCAGCTTCGCCAAGGTGCGCCTCGACCCGGCGTCGGCGGACGCCGTTCCGCTGGTGCTGCCCGGGCTGACCGACCCACTGGCGAGGGCGGTGCTCTGGAGCGAGGCACTGGACGCGGCGACCGACGGGGAGCGGCCGGTCACCGGCCTCGTCGAGCTGATGGTCGCCGCGCTGCCGGCCGAAACCGAGGTGATCATCGCGGAGGACGTGCTGACCCTCAGCCGGTCGCTGATCGACCGCTATCTCGACCCACTGGCCCGGTCCACAGCGCTGGCCCGGGTCGCCGGGGCGTGCCAGCGGCTGCTCGACGGTGCGCAGGCGGGGGAGTCGCTGCAACTCGCCGCAGCCCGCGGCTGGATCGCCGCGACCACCGACGCGGACCTGCTCGTCGGCTGGCTCGCCGGCCGGGACGTGCCGTCCGGTCTGAAGGTCGACGCGGAGCTGCGCTGGGCGGTGCTGCGCCGGCTGGTGGTGCTCGGCGCCGCCGGCGAGGCGGAGATCGCCATCGAGGCAGCCGCCGACAACAGCTCCACGGGGGCGGAACGGGCCGCCCGCTGCCGGGCCGCACTGCCCGACCCGGCCGCGAAGCAGGCAGCCTGGGAGATCATCGTGCGGGACACCGAGCTGTCCAGCCGGCCGTTGGAGGCGACCGCCGAAGGGTTCTGGCAACCCGAACAGGCCGAGCTGACCGCCGCGTACATCGATCGGTACTTCGCGGACATGCCGGCCGCCGCGCGTCGGCGTACCCCCTGGACGGCCGACCGGGTCGCGGCCCTGGCGTTCCCCCGCTATGCCGTGGCGCAGCCGACCCGGGAAGCGGCCGCGGCGCTGCTGGCCCGCGACGACCTGACCCCCGGCCTACGCCGGGTGGTGACCGACGCCGACGACGACCTGCGCCGCGCGCTGGTCGCCCGAACGGCGGTGGCCGCCGCGTCCGCATAG
- a CDS encoding DUF397 domain-containing protein, producing MAQHPKGDFDLSRAVWQRAEGDTSDSAVEVAFVDDLIGMRNSAEPDGPVLVFTQAEWDAFVAGAQDGEFDLD from the coding sequence ATGGCGCAGCACCCCAAGGGCGACTTCGACCTCTCTCGGGCGGTCTGGCAGCGGGCCGAAGGGGACACCTCCGACAGCGCCGTAGAGGTCGCCTTCGTCGACGATCTGATCGGGATGCGCAACTCGGCCGAGCCGGACGGGCCGGTGCTGGTCTTCACGCAGGCCGAGTGGGACGCGTTCGTGGCCGGCGCGCAGGACGGCGAGTTTGACCTGGACTGA